The Drosophila simulans strain w501 chromosome 3R, Prin_Dsim_3.1, whole genome shotgun sequence genome contains the following window.
ACGGCTTATGGCAAATGGGGCGATAAATTCGAAGAAACACTgagaacatttttatattcatcGAGAGAGAGAGTGCGTGAGCTTTTTATTATCAATTACTTTATATACActaatcattattattttttcaaatgtcTAGCAGACATTCGTAATCAGGATCGGATCcattttaaatagaattttctCGACTAACagtaaaatcaaaaagtataaaaaaataccaaacgTTTTTAAACGTTGCTTTGCAGCTTGTGGGCGTTATAGTGGGCATGGTCAAATTGGTTTTGACTAATTGATAAAAACTTGCAGGAACAAAAACTAGTTGATTATCTATCACGGCATCTCACATGCATCATCCATTTTTTTAGTTGtagaattgaaattttgaatAGATGTTGTGTCATAACTGCACAATGATGCGGATGTTGCTTTTGAGTCCCCGGAAATATAGTATTTTTTTACTGAAGGTATTATCGTACCGGTCAAGTACGGTCACACTGCCAAGCGCAGATTTGAGGATTTTTATATTTGGCCAATAAATGGACTAAAAACGCAACCAAACAGGGACTTAAGCTGAATTACCTGTTGGAAGCCACAATGCCACCCACGATCAACAATTCGGCGGTAAACAGTGCCGCCGAAAAGCGACCCCAGCGGCAAACGGAGCGCAAGTAAGTGAACAGATCCCCAAACAGACGCCAGATACTCAGACTAATGTGCAACCTTGCAGATCCGAGATCATCTGCCGCGTGAAGTATGGAAACAACCTGCCGGACATACCCTTCGATCTGAAGTTTCTGCAGTACCCCTTCGACAGCCACCGCTTCGTGCAGTACAACCCAACGTCCCTAGAGCGTAACTTCAAGTATGACGTGCTGACGGAACATGATTTGGGTGTCACGGTGGACCTGATTAACCGGGAGCTCTACCAGGCCGATTCCATGACGCTACTGGACCCCGCCGATGAAAAACTGCTGGAGGAGGAGACCCTGACGCCCACAGACTCTGTGCGTTCGCGCCAGCACTCGAGGACGGTGTCATGGTTGCGCAAATCCGAGTACATCTCCACCGAGCAGACGCGCTTCCAGCCCCAGAACCTGGAGAACATCGAGGCCAAGGTCGGTTATAACGTCAAGAAGTCGCTTCGGGAGGAGACTCTCTACCTGGACCGCGAAGCCCAGATCAAGGCCATCGAGAAGACCTTCAGCGACACAAAGAGCGAAATTACCAAGCACTATTCCAAGCCCAATGTGGTGCCAGTGGAGGTACTGCCTATCTTCCCCGACTTCACCAACTGGAAGTTCCCGTGCGCCCAGGTCATATTTGACAGTGATCCGGCTCCTGCGGGCAAGAACGTGCCCGcccagctggaggagatgtCGCAGGCCATGATTCGTGGTGTGATGGACGAGAGCGGCGAACAGTTTGTCGCCTACTTCCTGCCCACAGAGCAGACGCTGGAGAAACGCCGTACAGACTTCATCAATGGCGAGCTGtacaaggaggaggaggagtacgagtaCAAGATCGCTCGAGAATACAACTGGAACGTGAAGACCAAAGCTTCCAAGGGCTACGAAGAAAACTACTTCTTCGTGATGCGGCAGGACGGCATCTACTACAACGAGCTGGAAACCCGTGTGCGCCTTAACAAGCGTCGCGTTAAGGTTGGCCAGCAACCCAACAACACCAAGctggtaaatatatttttgtacatTCATCTATGGCGATCTTTAACTTGTAATATTTCTTCCAGGTTGTCAAGCATCGTCCGTTGGACAGCATGGAGCATCGTATGCAGCGCTATCGCGAGCGCCAGCTAGAAGTTCctggcgaggaggaggagattGTGGAGGAAGTGAGGGAAGAGgagcaaatgcaaatcataGGCGAGACGGAGAAGGCGAGTGAGGACGCAGCTGGTGGCGCACAGGCAGCATCTGGAGCGGACTCACCCGCCCAGGTAGCCCGCGATCGACAGTCCCGTTCTCGGAGTCGAACTCACAGCGGGTCCAGTTCAGGATCGGGATCTGGCTCCGGCTCTCGGGCCAGCAGCCGCTCAAAGTCTGGTTCTCGGTCTGGTAGCGGCTCCAGATCACGCACGAATTCGCCGGCAGGATCCCAGAAGTCCGGATCCAGATCGAGATCGGTATCGCGTTCCCGATCCCGTTCAAAGTCCGGCTCTCGGTCTCGTTCTCGGTCGCGATCCAAGTCCGGTTCCCGATCCCGTTCGGGCTCCAGATCTGGCTCTGGATCGCGATCGCCCAGCCGGTCTCGCAGTGGCTCGCCCTCGGGTTCAGGATCCAGTTCTGGAAGCGGCTCAGACGAatgaataattataaaaaatggcgttcataataaataagtttataaTCAACCAAGTACATTTGAGAACTGAATTAACttgatttaatattatattcgCCTCAATTCAGAGCTCATGTTCGTTGCCCAgaatagttttaaataaaaacggcAGTTAAACATAATTTCTATTAGATGTTGATGTATTGCAACCAAGTCGGGTCCTTGCCGATTTACACTTGGCTGCACCATCTCATCACTAAACTGTCTGAGAAAACAACTAAGAACCAAATAATATCCTCACAAAAAGGTCTAATTAAGAGGTTTTTCTTAGGGAGTGCTTAGGAATTGATTAGATCGCCTTTGGTGAAGTGCGAACAATGTAAAATGATATAAAAGGGTATAAATTAAGTGGATATATGCATCTTCGTTCCAACTACGTGGCGTCCATCAAAAAGCGCTGGAAGACCTCGCCATCGGAACTGGGTAGCTCCGTTTGTTGTGGCGAGTAGATTCTCAAGTTCTGGAGTTGCTGCAGCGGAGAGCCGTTCCCGCTGAAGTGTACGACCGCAACCGGCTGTAGGGATATGAGCTGTCCCTCCTCCCGCGGCTCCACACCACAGATGCCCAGCTTCTGGCACTGCTCAACGACAATGTCGTCGATTGACTGCGAAAGCAGTGCCTCCTGCTCCGGATCCGCAATCGAGCTGCTGTTGATGGCAGCTATTTCGGCGCTCGCTGGTGAAGGCTGGGTGGGTGAGTCGTTGCCCTCCAGGAATGCCTTGATCAGCTGCTCCGGTGTCTGGGCCTCCTCGGTGGGACATCGATGGGTCCTTTGGCTGACCTTGTACCTGAACGTCTTCTGGCAGAGCTCGCACTTGTAGGGCATCACTCCCGTGTGGATGCGTGTGTGGACAAGGAAGGAGACTCGCTGCCGGAAACACTTGCCTGTGAACGAAATACGAAAAAGTTAGAGATAGAGTGACTCGGAAAAGAAGGTATTCCTCTCCTCCATTTAAAGCAGATAAGGCAAATCTATACTCACCGCAGACTTCGCACTTGAAGGGCTTTTCGCCGCTGTGGATCCTCTGGTGGTTATGCAGCGTAGACAGTTCCTTAAAGGCGCGTCCACAAACCCCGCAGACATGGGGCTTTACCTCGCTGTGGTAGAGCAAATGCTTGTGGTACGACTGCTGGAAGGTGAAGGTCCGGGCGCAGATCTCGCACGTGTACGGCATCTCGCCGGTGTGGAGCCGCTTGTGCTTCTTCAGAAAGTACTTGGTGGTGAAGGACTTGCTGCACACGTCGCACTCCCATAGCTTCGGTGTGGCCGTGCCCGACTCCGGCGAGCTGGGGGACTGCTGGAGCATGCTCAGCGCACCACTCAGCGCGTATGGCTGGGATGCGGTGCACGTGGAGTTGTTTCCGTTGCCAAGGGCTCCAGGCTCTGTGTGTCGAATGCGATCGCAAATGCTCAGCTTGGGCGAGGCACTAACTGCACTGGTGGTGGGAGCGGGTgtgggactgggattgggattggagCAGGGCACGCCCATCATGTGCACTACTTTCAGGTGGATGCGAAGGGAGCCCTTCATGCGGAACGTCTTGGAGCAGAGATGGCACTTGTAGGGCTCCTGATCCTGTATGAAGCAATAATCGGAATTTCACTTATAATTATCCATTCATCATATGTCCTTATGCCCCAATATTCCATTATATTACCGTCTGTCCCTCAGTCTTAAAGCtatgaaatttatgcacagAAATCTTGTTTCATTCACTATATCATCACAAAGTTACGGTTATAAACTgatcaaaaacaaatgtatatCTATCATATATTTACATAGTCATAGGAAcagttggaaaatttatggAAAATAATGGGaacgatatatgtacatatctaacgatgtacatacatatgtatgtacatcagttgtttttaaaatataagagTGTAtagctttcttttttgttgatgTTCATTTTAATTACGTCAAACTTTTGTTGAAGATACAATGTAAATGTTTGACCTTTTTAGGAATGATTTTTTTCGATGCCAGTGAGCAATAAAAACAGATTCTATGCAATATCGATATAAGAATATGCTAAAGTGCTCAATCTAACAGCATTACGAAACTCCTATATAGATAATAGCacttaatatatgtatgtatgtatgtacatagctaATAGTTACCGGCTCCTTCTGTTGAGGCTCCTTTTGCTTGGGCTCTCCCTCCGCATTTTCGTGGACTAAGCGGACGTGCATGTCCCTCAGCTCGGTATTCCGGAAACTGAACTCGCAAATGTCGCAGTGGGCGGGCGGAGTGGGCGGCACAGGCGGTGGGGGTGGGACAGCGGGCTTGGACCTGGTTCGCTTGGCCCTCCGTTTGGGCTGAGCTGCGGCATGAAAGCCGCGGGACGAGGCGGCCTGGCCATTCGCTGGACTCTCGTTTCCCTCCTGAGCCATCAGACTGGTGTGCGAGAACAGGTGGATGGTGAGCTTGTCCAGCCCCAGGAAGAGCTCCTTGCAGTTGGCAAAGGGACAGGCCAGTGGGCCGTTGGCCGCCTTGATCAGCCTCTGCTGCAGTGCGTCAATACTGCCGAAACTGGGCACCGCGCAGAGCGGACACAGCACCGAGGTGGAACACATTTCGAAAGCGCGCTCGATCgaatcttatgcaaatgcttCACCTCCTATTGGGATAATCCTCCTGTTTGGTCGGCGATCATCTATTCAGGAGCAGTCCATTCCCAGACTGCCTAGTCTTTTTGCTTTCagaattttctaaaaataccAGCAAGTGaagatttttgaaaacttttggGCCCAGCAATCTGAGTTCTCTCGGCACCGATGCCAGCTAAcgaaataatgaaaaataatgaaatgccCGGCGCGGATCGACGAATCGCCAAGAAGACTTTCGGGAACACTCGTAGCACCGAAAACCCATCTCTCGAACAAGGCGGTCTCTTCTCTCCCTGTCTCTGGGTAGCTCATTTCGAAATATAGCTCTGAGCACggctatatactatatgtagAATTATTTCTGGCCGATATATGTTGCACTGGCGGCCATATAGCCTTCGTTCTAGTCTTTGTAACGCACGATGCGCAGGGGCAATCCGCTGAGATGGCCACATGCGATTTGCGGGACTTATCTGGCTATCTATCATTATGGCCAGATTGGTTCTATAATTGGCTTTTCAGCCAATATCCAATTGGAAAATGGGTTACTGCAATTGTAGCTCCATTTTTTTAAGCACTCCATTACGAGTAAACTCACTAAAATCTACTCTTATTGGAGATTTCTTTCTATTTTAGTTTCGTTCCAGTAAagataattaatttcattttcgcaAATAAGAACTGAGAAagtattaatataatatatatttttattaggaAAATACGAAGCTTAAGaatatttaagatttaataGCATATCCGCCTAAATCTTTATGCAGTAA
Protein-coding sequences here:
- the LOC6726732 gene encoding zinc finger protein 628 is translated as MCSTSVLCPLCAVPSFGSIDALQQRLIKAANGPLACPFANCKELFLGLDKLTIHLFSHTSLMAQEGNESPANGQAASSRGFHAAAQPKRRAKRTRSKPAVPPPPPVPPTPPAHCDICEFSFRNTELRDMHVRLVHENAEGEPKQKEPQQKEPDQEPYKCHLCSKTFRMKGSLRIHLKVVHMMGVPCSNPNPSPTPAPTTSAVSASPKLSICDRIRHTEPGALGNGNNSTCTASQPYALSGALSMLQQSPSSPESGTATPKLWECDVCSKSFTTKYFLKKHKRLHTGEMPYTCEICARTFTFQQSYHKHLLYHSEVKPHVCGVCGRAFKELSTLHNHQRIHSGEKPFKCEVCGKCFRQRVSFLVHTRIHTGVMPYKCELCQKTFRYKVSQRTHRCPTEEAQTPEQLIKAFLEGNDSPTQPSPASAEIAAINSSSIADPEQEALLSQSIDDIVVEQCQKLGICGVEPREEGQLISLQPVAVVHFSGNGSPLQQLQNLRIYSPQQTELPSSDGEVFQRFLMDAT
- the LOC6726731 gene encoding RNA polymerase II-associated factor 1 homolog, with amino-acid sequence MPPTINNSAVNSAAEKRPQRQTERKSEIICRVKYGNNLPDIPFDLKFLQYPFDSHRFVQYNPTSLERNFKYDVLTEHDLGVTVDLINRELYQADSMTLLDPADEKLLEEETLTPTDSVRSRQHSRTVSWLRKSEYISTEQTRFQPQNLENIEAKVGYNVKKSLREETLYLDREAQIKAIEKTFSDTKSEITKHYSKPNVVPVEVLPIFPDFTNWKFPCAQVIFDSDPAPAGKNVPAQLEEMSQAMIRGVMDESGEQFVAYFLPTEQTLEKRRTDFINGELYKEEEEYEYKIAREYNWNVKTKASKGYEENYFFVMRQDGIYYNELETRVRLNKRRVKVGQQPNNTKLVVKHRPLDSMEHRMQRYRERQLEVPGEEEEIVEEVREEEQMQIIGETEKASEDAAGGAQAASGADSPAQVARDRQSRSRSRTHSGSSSGSGSGSGSRASSRSKSGSRSGSGSRSRTNSPAGSQKSGSRSRSVSRSRSRSKSGSRSRSRSRSKSGSRSRSGSRSGSGSRSPSRSRSGSPSGSGSSSGSGSDE